From the genome of Polyodon spathula isolate WHYD16114869_AA chromosome 14, ASM1765450v1, whole genome shotgun sequence, one region includes:
- the LOC121326449 gene encoding 2-lysophosphatidate phosphatase PLPPR4-like, producing MSGKDRKKGMVTKDSVTLLPCFYFVELPILASSIISLYFLELTDVFKPVHSGFICNDRSLSMPFVEPAHEVIPFLMLLSLIFAGPAATIIVGEGILYCCLAKRRNGVGSELNINAGGCNFNSFLRRAVRFVGVHVFGLCATALITDIIQLSTGYHAPYFLTVCKPNYTSLNTSCDENAFIVEDICSGADSVFMNAGRKSFPSQHATLAAFAAVYISMYFNATLTDSSKLLKPLLVFSFIICAIICGLTRIIQYKNHPIDVYFGFVLGGGIAVYLGLYAVGNFQPNEDSTSQHAQNREPLRPLTDLSQDTNRHLPGKNVSSSEGISSHHSESVLNRNHRESSSLTNLKRASADVEIISPRSPMGKENMVTFSNTLPRANTPALEDQTRRNATIHASMDSARSKQLLSQWKNKNESRKLSLQVIETEASHSPQRTMEMRSSSEPFRVGVSGEHQGPIGQYLKIGPGSTPLTNNSSVITGGARVSIQSRPGSSQLVHIPEETQEHVNTSPKSSSARSKWLKVAEKTGACRTNNQPRIMQVIAMSKQQGMLQSSPKSSDGSTVSCTGSIRYKALTDQEPVNIVRVEAHPENNRPIVQAPSNDETGSWKWKAQEKGSIHQTYELNNLNRDSERCESLKDGYGSTDRKRGNPESASEHHHHHGITTIRVTPVEGSDTASETLSIASSRDSTLRRKGNIILIPERGNSPENTRNIFYKGTSPTLAFKE from the exons ATGTCAGGCAAGGACAGAAAAAAAGGGATGGTGACCAAAGACAGCGTTACCTTACTGCCTTGCTTCTATTTCGTGGAG cTCCCGATCCTGGCCTCCTCGATCATCAGCCTCTACTTTCTGGAGCTCACTGATGTGTTTAAACCTGTGCACTCTGGGTTCATCTGCAATGACCGAAGCCTCAGCATGCCATTCGTCGAGCCAGCCCATGAGGTGATCCCATTCCTAATGCTCCTCAGCCTGATATTCGCTGGACCTGCAGCCACG aTTATTGTTGGAGAGGGTATTCTTTACTGCTGCCTTGCCAAGAGAAGAAACGGGGTTGGATCCGAGCTGAACATCAACGCAGGAGGCTGTAACTTCAACTCATTCCTTAGAAGAGCTGTCAGATTTGTTG GGGTTCATGTGTTTGGACTCTGTGCCACTGCTCTCATCACTGATATTATCCAATTGTCAACCGGCTATCACGCTCCGTACTTCCTGACTGTGTGCAAACCTAATTACACCTCACTGAATACCTCTTGCGATGAAAATGCATTCATCGTGGAGGATATCTGTTCAGGAGCCGACTCTGTTTTTATGAATGCTGGAAG AAAGTCATTCCCATCCCAACATGCCACTCTTGCAGCATTTGCAGCTGTGTACATCTCA atgtattttaatGCCACCTTGACTGACTCCTCTAAGCTTCTGAAACCTTTGTTGGTTTTTTCTTTCATCATCTGTGCAATTATCTGTGGTCTGACCCGGATCATCCAGTATAAGAACCATCCTATTGACGTCTACTTCGGCTTTGTCCTTGGTGGAGGCATAGCGGTATATTTA ggACTATATGCTGTTGGCAATTTTCAGCCTAATGAAGATAGTACAAGTCAGCATGCCCAGAACAGAGAGCCCCTGAGGCCTCTGACAGATCTTAGCCAGGACACAAACAGACACCTGCCAGGCAAGAATGTCAGCAGCAGTGAAGGGATTTCCTCCCACCATTCTGAAAGTGTCCTGAACCGCAATCACAGGGAGTCCAGCTCGCTGACCAACCTGAAGAGAGCCAGCGCTGATGTGGAGATCATTAGTCCGCGCAGCCCAATGGGCAAGGAGAACATGGTGACCTTCAGCAACACACTCCCCAGGGCAAACACGCCTGCACTGGAGGATCAAACAAGAAGAAATGCCACCATCCATGCCTCCATGGATTCAGCACGCTCCAAGCAGTTGCTGTCTCAGTGGAAGAACAAAAACGAGAGCCGGAAGTTGTCCCTACAAGTGATAGAGACTGAAGCCAGCCACTCACCACAGAGAACAATGGAAATGAGGTCAAGCTCTGAGCCTTTCAGGGTGGGCGTCAGTGGAGAACACCAAGGTCCTATTGGCCAATACTTAAAGATCGGACCCGGCAGCACTCCTTTGACTAACAACAGCAGTGTTATTACAGGAGGAGCGAGGGTGTCCATCCAGTCACGACCTGGCTCTTCACAGCTGGTTCACATTCCAGAAGAAACCCAGGAGCATGTCAACACGTCTCCCAAGAGCAGCTCCGCTAGATCAAAATGGCTCAAGGTTGCAGAAAAGACTGGAGCCTGCAGAACTAATAACCAGCCAAGAATAATGCAGGTTATAGCTATGTCTAAGCAACAGGGGATGCTGCAAAGCAGCCCTAAGAGTTCGGATGGCAGTACCGTCAGCTGCACAGGATCCATAAGATACAAAGCATTGACGGATCAGGAACCTGTCAACATCGTCAGGGTAGAGGCACACCCGGAGAATAACAGGCCAATCGTTCAAGCTCCATCAAATGATGAGACTGGCTCGTGGAAATGGAAGGCACAGGAGAAAGGCAGCATCCATCAAACATATGAGCTAAACAATTTGAACAGGGACTCTGAAAGGTGTGAGTCCCTTAAGGATGGCTATGGTTCCACTGACAGGAAGAGAGGCAATCCAGAGAGCGCTAGTGAGCACCACCACCATCACGGGATAACTACCATAAGAGTGACCCCGGTGGAGGGGAGTGATACTGCATCTGAGACTCTGTCCATAGCCTCCAGCCGTGACTCTACGCTCAGGAGGAAAGGTAACATCATTCTTATTCCAGAAAGAGGCAACAGTCCTGAAAACACCAGAAATATCTTTTACAAAGGGACTTCACCTACCCTGGCTTTCAAGGAGTGA